A part of Lacinutrix sp. 5H-3-7-4 genomic DNA contains:
- a CDS encoding acyl-CoA dehydrogenase family protein: MKPDLFEAPDYYNLDELLTDEHKLVRDAAREWVKRDVSPIIEEAAQKAEFPKSIINGLAEIGAFGPYIPEEYGGAGLDQISYGLIMQEIERGDSGVRSTASVQSSLVMYPIWKYGNEEQRNKYLPKLASGEWIGSFGLTEPDHGSNPGGMVTNFKDMGDHYLLNGAKMWISNAPFCNVAVVWAKNEEGRIHGLIVERGMEGFTTPETHNKWSLRASATGELIFDNVKVPKENLLPNKSGLGAPLGCLDSARFGIAWGAIGAAMDCYDTALRYSKERMQFGKPIGQFQLQQKKLAEMITEITKAQLLAWRLGVMRENGTATSAQISMAKRNNVEMAINIAREARQMLGGMGISGEYSIMRHSMNLESVITYEGTHDIHLLITGLDVTGLNAFK; encoded by the coding sequence ATGAAACCAGATTTATTTGAAGCTCCAGATTATTACAATCTTGATGAACTTTTAACAGATGAACATAAACTAGTTCGCGATGCTGCCAGAGAATGGGTTAAACGCGATGTCTCTCCTATTATTGAAGAAGCTGCACAAAAAGCAGAATTCCCAAAATCTATAATTAATGGATTGGCAGAAATTGGTGCTTTTGGACCTTACATTCCAGAAGAATATGGTGGTGCTGGTTTAGACCAGATTTCTTATGGTTTAATTATGCAGGAAATTGAGCGTGGAGACTCTGGTGTACGAAGTACAGCCTCTGTACAAAGCTCACTAGTAATGTATCCTATTTGGAAATATGGTAACGAGGAGCAACGCAATAAGTACTTACCAAAATTAGCTAGTGGCGAATGGATTGGTAGTTTTGGTTTAACAGAACCAGATCATGGAAGTAATCCTGGAGGAATGGTTACTAATTTTAAAGATATGGGAGATCATTATCTTTTAAATGGTGCAAAAATGTGGATTAGTAATGCACCGTTTTGTAATGTAGCCGTTGTTTGGGCTAAAAATGAAGAAGGTAGAATTCACGGTCTTATTGTAGAACGTGGTATGGAAGGTTTTACAACGCCAGAAACACATAACAAATGGTCACTAAGAGCAAGTGCTACTGGTGAACTTATTTTTGATAATGTAAAAGTCCCTAAAGAAAACTTATTGCCAAACAAATCTGGTTTAGGCGCGCCATTAGGCTGCTTAGATTCTGCTCGTTTTGGTATTGCTTGGGGAGCAATAGGTGCTGCAATGGATTGTTATGATACTGCTTTACGCTATAGCAAAGAACGCATGCAGTTTGGTAAACCTATTGGCCAGTTTCAATTACAACAAAAAAAATTAGCCGAGATGATTACCGAAATCACCAAAGCACAATTATTAGCATGGCGTCTTGGCGTTATGCGTGAAAATGGTACTGCAACATCTGCTCAAATTTCTATGGCCAAACGTAATAATGTAGAGATGGCTATAAATATTGCTAGAGAAGCTAGGCAAATGCTTGGTGGTATGGGAATTAGCGGCGAGTACTCAATCATGCGTCATTCTATGAATCTTGAAAGTGTTATTACTTACGAAGGCACACACGATATTCATTTACTAATCACAGGCTTAGATGTTACAGGCCTTAATGCCTTCAAATAA
- a CDS encoding tRNA1(Val) (adenine(37)-N6)-methyltransferase yields MSKPFDFKQFTVKQDQCAMKIGTDGVLLGAWATLTKQPLATLDIGAGTGVLSLMLAQRSHAEVIDALEIDESAYEQCVENFEASPWSDRLFCYHADLAEFTEEIEDKYDLIICNPPFYSEDYKTENTQRDLARFQDAMPFEHLVDSVSKLLMEDGTFCTVIPFKEEDKFIDLASAVNLMPNKITRVRGTLNSEIKRSLIEMSFRESAIEINELIIENARHDYTEDYKNLTKSFYLKM; encoded by the coding sequence ATGAGTAAACCTTTTGATTTTAAACAGTTTACAGTAAAACAAGACCAATGCGCCATGAAAATTGGCACCGATGGTGTTTTACTTGGTGCTTGGGCAACCCTTACCAAACAACCTCTTGCAACACTAGATATTGGTGCCGGAACAGGAGTTTTATCTTTAATGTTAGCACAACGTAGTCATGCAGAAGTTATAGATGCATTAGAAATAGATGAAAGTGCCTACGAACAATGTGTTGAAAATTTTGAAGCCTCACCTTGGAGCGATAGATTATTTTGCTATCATGCAGATTTAGCTGAATTTACCGAGGAGATTGAAGATAAATACGATTTAATTATCTGTAATCCTCCATTTTATAGTGAAGATTATAAAACAGAAAACACACAACGCGATTTAGCACGTTTTCAAGATGCTATGCCTTTTGAGCATTTGGTAGATAGTGTTTCTAAATTATTAATGGAAGACGGTACTTTTTGTACTGTTATTCCTTTTAAGGAAGAAGATAAATTTATTGACTTAGCTTCAGCCGTAAACTTAATGCCTAACAAAATTACTCGTGTTCGAGGTACACTAAATTCTGAAATTAAACGTTCTTTAATTGAGATGTCTTTCCGCGAAAGCGCTATTGAAATTAATGAACTTATTATAGAAAATGCTCGACACGATTATACAGAAGATTATAAAAACTTAACCAAAAGTTTTTATTTAAAAATGTAA
- a CDS encoding AI-2E family transporter, with protein MPLLVAAIIAILLDIPVQKLKNLGLPSWLSITLSVLLMVLIFSLLFWLLSSQINNMAQDWSVIKEKATEKLNAFSQWANNSLNWDYKDYIENNKKLVQKAESLASSFLSSLMSLLSQSLIIFVYIILFLMQKLQFINFFKKLFTNQTAIHSLLKNSAKITRNYFVGKGKIMLFLFVIYYIGFLIGSVPYALFLALFAALFSIIPYVGNVIGGGVAVILSYLYAGSTPALIVISVVSATQLVENYVLTPWIIGDEINLNPFITIFGIILFSALWGVVGAIISLPIIGVLKVIFDHTKNMEPYAYLFKKSE; from the coding sequence ATGCCTTTGCTTGTTGCTGCCATAATAGCCATATTGCTCGATATTCCGGTACAAAAACTTAAAAATTTAGGGTTACCTTCTTGGCTTTCCATAACACTATCGGTTTTACTAATGGTTTTGATATTCTCGCTGCTTTTTTGGCTTTTGAGTTCTCAAATTAATAATATGGCTCAAGATTGGTCTGTTATTAAAGAAAAAGCGACAGAAAAATTAAATGCTTTTTCACAATGGGCAAATAACAGTTTAAATTGGGACTACAAAGATTACATAGAAAATAATAAGAAATTAGTCCAAAAAGCGGAAAGTTTAGCCAGTTCATTTTTATCTTCATTAATGAGTTTGCTTTCTCAATCACTTATTATTTTCGTTTACATTATTCTCTTTTTAATGCAAAAACTCCAATTTATTAATTTTTTCAAAAAACTATTTACAAATCAAACCGCCATACATTCACTTTTAAAAAATTCGGCAAAGATTACTAGAAACTATTTCGTGGGTAAAGGTAAGATTATGCTGTTTTTGTTTGTTATATATTATATTGGGTTTCTTATTGGCTCTGTACCTTATGCTTTATTTTTAGCCTTATTTGCCGCATTGTTTTCCATAATTCCTTATGTTGGAAATGTAATTGGAGGTGGTGTAGCGGTAATTTTATCCTACTTATATGCAGGTTCTACACCAGCATTAATTGTAATTAGTGTTGTGTCTGCTACCCAGCTTGTAGAAAACTATGTGCTTACACCTTGGATAATAGGAGACGAAATTAACTTAAATCCTTTTATAACAATTTTTGGTATTATATTATTTTCAGCACTTTGGGGAGTTGTAGGTGCAATTATATCCTTACCAATAATTGGAGTTTTAAAAGTTATTTTTGACCACACCAAAAACATGGAGCCTTATGCTTATTTATTTAAAAAATCCGAGTAA
- a CDS encoding metallophosphoesterase family protein, whose amino-acid sequence MFSAKKRLDRAYKKAKIVDFDNDSKIVLFSDCHRGDNSFADDFANNRNIYFHALKHYYAEGFTYCELGDGDELWENLSFDSILHAHKNVFLLLKEFHKRNRLHMIWGNHDMVYRNPDYVKKNLATYFDKVIGQDVELFGDIKYEEAIVLKHCQTGQELFLTHGHQADWWNFLFWKWSRFMVRVLWKPLNVMGIADPTSPAKNYKELIKVERRTKKWIIENNNLITVVGHTHRPRFPEPGDIAFFNDGSCVHPRSITGLEIENGAISLIKWQISTTDNGTLQIVRVLLEGPIALEKYKTN is encoded by the coding sequence ATGTTCTCAGCTAAAAAGAGATTAGATCGTGCTTATAAAAAAGCTAAAATTGTTGATTTTGACAACGATAGTAAAATAGTACTATTTAGCGATTGCCACCGTGGTGATAATAGTTTTGCAGACGATTTTGCAAACAACAGAAACATTTACTTTCATGCCTTAAAGCATTATTACGCTGAAGGTTTTACCTATTGTGAGCTAGGCGATGGCGATGAACTTTGGGAAAACCTATCTTTCGATTCTATATTACATGCGCATAAAAACGTTTTTCTTTTACTAAAAGAATTTCATAAACGTAATCGTTTACATATGATTTGGGGAAACCACGATATGGTTTATAGAAATCCTGATTATGTAAAGAAAAATTTAGCTACATATTTTGATAAGGTAATAGGACAAGATGTTGAGTTATTTGGCGACATTAAATATGAAGAAGCTATTGTTTTAAAGCATTGCCAAACAGGACAAGAACTCTTTTTAACGCATGGTCATCAAGCCGATTGGTGGAATTTTCTGTTTTGGAAATGGAGCCGTTTTATGGTTAGAGTGCTTTGGAAACCTTTAAACGTTATGGGTATTGCAGATCCAACAAGTCCTGCTAAAAACTACAAGGAACTTATTAAAGTAGAACGCCGTACTAAAAAATGGATTATAGAAAACAATAATTTAATTACTGTTGTTGGCCATACGCACAGGCCACGTTTTCCAGAACCTGGTGATATTGCTTTTTTTAATGATGGTAGTTGTGTACATCCAAGAAGTATTACTGGTTTAGAAATTGAAAATGGAGCTATTTCTTTAATTAAATGGCAAATTTCTACTACAGATAATGGAACGTTACAAATTGTGAGAGTATTGCTAGAAGGACCTATTGCTCTAGAGAAATATAAAACTAACTAA
- the rimM gene encoding ribosome maturation factor RimM (Essential for efficient processing of 16S rRNA) — MTKDECFFLGKIVKKYSFKGELLIKLDTDEPDLYENLDAVFVDVRGNLIPFFTESSQLHKSELLRVKFEDVDTEADADALIKSECYLPLSTLPELDDDKFYFHEIIGFTVEDKNFGTVGTIKGVNDSTAQSLFEIDRNGIEILIPMNDEFISKVDKQNKTIFVNTPEGLIDLYLEE, encoded by the coding sequence ATGACTAAAGACGAATGTTTTTTTCTTGGTAAAATTGTAAAAAAATACAGTTTTAAAGGTGAGTTATTAATAAAACTGGATACAGATGAACCTGATTTATACGAAAACTTAGATGCCGTATTTGTAGATGTTAGAGGTAATTTAATACCTTTTTTTACTGAAAGTTCTCAATTGCATAAAAGCGAATTACTTCGTGTAAAATTTGAAGACGTAGATACAGAAGCAGATGCTGATGCTTTAATAAAAAGTGAATGCTATTTGCCGCTTTCTACATTACCAGAACTAGACGACGACAAGTTTTACTTTCATGAAATTATTGGCTTTACCGTAGAAGACAAAAACTTTGGAACTGTAGGCACCATTAAAGGTGTTAATGATAGTACTGCTCAATCTTTATTTGAAATAGACAGAAATGGTATTGAAATACTAATACCTATGAATGATGAATTTATTTCTAAAGTAGATAAACAAAACAAAACCATTTTTGTTAATACTCCCGAAGGATTAATTGATTTGTACCTTGAAGAATAA
- a CDS encoding DUF3050 domain-containing protein has translation MNIDQVNKELSTLRQQLINHSLYKKIETTEDLSFFLKSHVFAVWDFMSLLKALQQKLTCTTTPWMPTGNPETRYLINEIVLAEETDITLKGERKSHFEMYLDAMQESNTATTEIDTFLLDVIESKNVNIAIKNSNLNPALKAFLSFTFKTINQKEAHEIAAAFTFGREELIPNMFTEILGKLQLNFPETNLEELIYYFKRHIELDEDEHGPMAMKMIEELCGEDSKKWEEVIAISKEALTVRINLWNSIEAEIASTNIEA, from the coding sequence ATGAACATAGATCAAGTAAATAAAGAACTCTCTACACTAAGACAACAGCTAATTAACCATAGTTTGTATAAAAAAATTGAAACGACTGAAGATTTATCGTTTTTTTTAAAATCTCATGTTTTTGCAGTTTGGGATTTTATGTCATTATTAAAAGCTTTACAGCAAAAATTAACATGTACTACGACGCCGTGGATGCCAACTGGTAATCCAGAAACTCGTTATTTAATAAATGAAATTGTTTTAGCCGAAGAAACCGATATTACTTTAAAAGGCGAACGTAAAAGTCATTTTGAAATGTACTTAGATGCCATGCAAGAAAGCAACACGGCTACAACAGAAATAGACACCTTTTTATTAGATGTAATTGAATCTAAAAACGTAAATATCGCAATTAAAAACAGTAATTTAAATCCTGCATTAAAAGCCTTTTTAAGTTTTACTTTTAAAACTATTAACCAAAAAGAAGCTCATGAAATCGCAGCAGCTTTCACCTTTGGGAGAGAAGAATTAATACCAAATATGTTTACCGAAATTTTAGGCAAATTGCAACTTAATTTTCCTGAAACAAATTTAGAAGAACTTATCTATTATTTTAAAAGACACATTGAATTAGATGAAGATGAACACGGACCAATGGCTATGAAAATGATAGAAGAACTGTGTGGTGAAGACTCTAAAAAATGGGAAGAAGTTATTGCTATTTCTAAAGAAGCTTTAACTGTACGAATTAATTTATGGAATAGTATTGAAGCTGAAATAGCTTCAACAAACATTGAGGCTTAA
- a CDS encoding 30S ribosomal protein S16 produces the protein MPVKIRLQRHGKKGKPYYWIVAADARAKRDGKYLEKIGAYNPNTNPATIELDVDGAVKWLQNGAQPTDTAKALLSYKGALLKNHLAGGVRKGALTEEQAEKKFAAWLEEKTGKVDAKKEGLSKAEAEAKAKAFEAEKAANEARIAANAPVVEEEAPAEEAEATNEEE, from the coding sequence ATGCCTGTAAAAATCAGATTACAAAGACACGGTAAAAAAGGAAAACCTTATTACTGGATCGTAGCAGCAGATGCTCGCGCGAAAAGAGATGGTAAATACCTAGAAAAAATAGGTGCTTACAATCCAAACACTAATCCAGCAACTATTGAATTAGACGTTGATGGAGCAGTAAAATGGCTACAGAATGGTGCACAACCAACTGATACTGCCAAAGCATTATTATCTTACAAAGGTGCTTTATTGAAAAATCACCTTGCTGGTGGAGTTCGTAAAGGTGCTTTAACTGAAGAGCAAGCTGAGAAGAAATTCGCTGCTTGGTTAGAAGAAAAAACTGGAAAGGTAGATGCTAAAAAAGAAGGTTTATCTAAAGCGGAAGCTGAAGCTAAAGCCAAAGCATTTGAAGCTGAAAAAGCAGCTAACGAAGCAAGAATTGCAGCTAACGCTCCAGTTGTTGAAGAAGAAGCTCCAGCTGAAGAAGCAGAAGCAACAAACGAAGAAGAATAG
- a CDS encoding 2Fe-2S iron-sulfur cluster-binding protein: protein MEQDINIKITDREGKTHKVQAPTDMAMNLMEVVRSFELAEEGTIGVCGGMAMCASCQCYVLSDTQLPEMQDDEEAMLSEAFYVKDNSRLGCQIHITPELEGLEVELAPES, encoded by the coding sequence TTGGAACAGGATATAAACATAAAAATTACAGACCGAGAAGGAAAAACTCATAAGGTTCAAGCACCAACAGATATGGCTATGAATTTAATGGAAGTAGTACGTTCTTTCGAGCTTGCCGAAGAAGGTACAATTGGTGTTTGTGGAGGTATGGCTATGTGTGCATCATGCCAATGCTATGTGTTAAGTGATACCCAATTGCCTGAAATGCAAGATGACGAAGAAGCAATGTTATCTGAGGCATTTTATGTTAAAGATAATTCTAGACTAGGCTGTCAAATTCATATTACTCCAGAATTAGAAGGATTAGAAGTAGAATTAGCTCCAGAAAGTTAA